The DNA segment AATTTTTAAATTTAACTTCAAGTCTTTAATTTAATTGGGGGATGAAGTTTTTAGTGATTATTGAATTTCTATTTTTTTAGTATTAGTTCTTTCTTTTTCTTTTTTAGGAAGATTTATTTTTAGTATTCCATTTGAAAATTCTGCTTTAATATCTTTATCATTTACATTATCTACATAGAAACTTCTTTTAAATTCACCATAGGAAATTTCCCTTCTTACGTAATTTGAAGTACTATCTTCTAGCCTATCTTGTTTTTTAGCAGAAATTGTAAGATAATTATTAGCATATTCTATAGTTATAGCTTCTTTGTTTATGCCTGGTAATTCTGCTTCAATCATATAATTTGTATCTGTTTCTTTAACATCAACTCTAAAAGAATTTCCCATTAGTTCATTGGAGCTAAAGAAATCATCTTTAAAGAAGTTGTCAAAGAATTTATTAAAATAATCATCTCTTTTCACTATATTATTTCTTTTAAAAGGAACTAAATCAAACATAAATAACAACCTCCTCAAAATATTTAATTTTTATTACAAATATATAATACAATAAAGGTCAAAGAAAGTCAAAGTCTATAAAATTTAGATATAAAGATATTTTAAAAGATAATCTTAGAAAATCGTATTAATTTTAAGTATTTTAACATTTTTGCAGAAATCTTAATATTTAAGTTTTGTATTTGTAAAACTTAATATAGTATCAACAGCATAAAATATTACCTATTTTTAGTTTTATTTTTTCAAAGTCTTACTATCCTTTAATATGAAGGGTAGTTACCTATTTTCAGTTTTTTAAGTTGTCTTAGATATTTTACCAGGTGAAGGTAAAAGCTTAGGTTTTACTATATTCGTATTCTTGACATAACCGCATGTATTTAGTTATTAAAAACATTTATGATAGTATTATGTACATTTCCAATAATAGTATACTTAGGTTGCCAGTATGCTACTAACTTAAGTATTAAAATTTTTATCAATATATTTGAATATGAAAGTATGTTTTTGACAAGTTCTTTATCTGTAAATAAATTGAATTTATTTACAAATATATAATTTTAATATGAAACTAATACAAATATATCTAAAAAAAATATATAAGTAATTATAACTAATAAGAGTTAATGGTATAATATAAGTAAATAATAGGGTTAATAAAGGGTTAGGTGGTTAGTTTATGAAAAGAAAATTTGCAGATAAAGAGAATTGGATAAGAGTTCTAAAAAAGAGATTTAAATTAACATATATAGACAATGAAGACTTTAAGGGGTATATCTCAGCAATATACATAGATGAGGTTACAGATCCTTTAAAAAAGGAAGTTTTAGGGAAACAATTGCTTTTAGCTGATAAGGGATATTTATGGATGCAGCAGTTTCCACAAGGAAAAAACTATGCACTTACAACTATGGTAAATGATAAAAAAGAAATTATACAGTGGTATTTTGATATATGTAGAGAACCTAGAATAAATAGAAAAGGTATACCTTATTTTGACGATTTATATTTAGATATAGTAGTGCTTCCTAGAGGTGAATTAGTAATCTTAGATGGAGATGAATTGGAAGAAGCCTTTAAAAAGGGAGATGTAACCGAAGTAGAATATAAGTTAGCTTGGGATGAGACTAAAAAACTGGTGAAAGAAATAAATGAGGGTAAGAATAATATATTAAATTCAAGTAAACAATATTTGGATTATATAGAAAAATTATAAATATATGTAAAATTAGCTTTGGAGTTATAGGGGAATAGCTATGAGTTATAATTATCAATATGAAAATCTAGAAATTAGCTAGAAAAATAAGAGAACTATTAAAAAATTTTATAGTTCCCTTTGATAATTATTGTAAAATTATATATAAATAATATTTAATGCATTTTATAAACAAATAGTTTTATCTTTTTAAATTTTTTCTCGAAGGTTCTAAATCCCTTTCTTTAAATCCACTTACAGAGGTTTCACTACTTTTATGTTCTTTAAAAGCATTTTCTATATCTTCTGCTACTTTTTTGTTGGTTTTATTATGGTTTTTAGACATAATTTATCTCCTTTTATTGTTATTTTCAAATGATTATGGACACTAAAAAAACTATAGTAATATTATTAGTTAAATTATTGATTTTCATTCGTTTTTGGTGTAAATTATTGAATATTAGATAAAAAAATAAATGAATAAATAAACTTAAAAATAATATTTGAATGTCCCAAAAATAAAGTATAAGGAGGGGAAAAACTTGGCAAAGTTCGTTCCAGAAGTTAAGGGGGCTTTAAGAAATCATATCATAGAATTGCCGCCAGTTATAAGAGATGCTAGTGGTATAAAAGTATTTGGAAAAAGATTAAAATCGTTTATTTTCTCAACTGATGTTGCCATAATAAGAAATACTAATGCTGATGCTGTTATTGCGGTGTATCCATTTACTCCTCAACCCATTATAACTCAAGCGTTAGTGGTATCTTCAGATATACCAATTTTCTGTGGAGTTGGAGGGGGAATAACTACAGGTAAAAGAGTTGTTAACTTAGCCTTAGATGCAGAATTTAAAGGAGCCATGGGAGTAGTAGTTAATAATCCCACACCTAATGAAGTTATAAGAAATATGAGAGAAACCATAGATATTCCTATAGTGGTAACGGTAGTTTCAGAATATGAAGATATTAAGTCACGTATAGAAGCGGGGGCTAATATAATAAATGTAAGTGGAGCAGAAAGAACTCCTATGATAGTAAAGAAAATAAGGGAACAGTTTAAAGAAATTCCTATAATAGCTACAGGTGGACCTAATGAAGATAGTATAAAGAGAGCCATAGATGCAGGGGCTAATGCTATAACTGTCACACCTCCGTCTACAGCACAGATATTTAGGGATATAATGAATAAATATAGAAAGCAGTACTCTGACGATAGGTTTGAGTAATGTATTTAAATATAATAAAAGCATATGTTGAATTCAAGCTATTCAACATATGCTTTTATTATTGTAAATCAGTAAAAATTTAATCTTATTTTTTATTTCTATTAGTTGAAGCTAGTTTCATAACCTCGGGCATTTTAGACATTATATATTCATAACCATTTTTAGAATGAGGAACTAAACAATTGCTACAATCTTTTATACCATTATCTGTATATTTAAAGTTTCCACCGCATTTATCTCCTAAGCCATATAGTGGGCAAAAACAAAATAAGCAGTTAAAAGTAGAAGAATCTTTAACTTTATGACAAGGGAAGTATTCGCAGTTTTTGTGTTGGAAAAATTTATAGTTTTCACTCATGATTCTCACTCCAATCTATAATATACTTCTACATAAATTATAACACACAACATAAGAATATTGTGATGTAAGTGCCATAAGAAAAATCTGTCTTTAAGTCCACAATAAATATATTTTTTTAGACTGTTCGCAATACGCCAAGAAATTCTAATGTTTTCAAATTTCAATACCCTAAAGCTTTCAAACTCGCTTCTGACGGTGCTCAAACATGAAAGCTTCTTAACGGGTATTGAAATTTGAAAACAAAGAATTTCTAAGGCTAGCTCAATAGTCTAAAAAAATATATTTATTGTTACCTTAAAGACAGATTTTTCGGTTCATGCATAAGTTATCAAATGAGGAAGACAGCTAACTAAAGGATGATTTTCCTCCGCTATGCTACAGAAAATCTTTAATTGAATAAAAAATATATAAATACAATAATTTGATAATAAAAACTATAATTACACTATTAATCGAATAATTATAGCTTTTTCTTTTAAGCTTTTACAATCTTTTATTGGCGGTAGCCAGTCTAAATATTAAAGTTAAGATTTATACAAGCCAATGTATTATGGCAAAATATATTAAATTTTATCCAATATTTTATTTTAATAATTATGTATTTACTAGTACCTAATTAAAGTGACTAATTGTATCTCCCAATTAGTGAAAATATTATTAATAACCGGGATTTAAGTTCTAAACGAAAGGCTACGTCTAAAAAGATTATGGGAGCCTTTTTATTTGTTTTATAAATTAAAGATTTTCCGTAACGTAGTGGAGGAAAATCATCCTTTAGTAGGCTTCGCCTCTCCAGCCATAAACATATTAAACTAAAAATCTGATTTTAATGTAGTAATAAATGTGGAATTGGGGACTATTGAACTAGCCTTAGAACTTCTTATGTCTCACAGTTAAAGAACCGTTAAGAAGCTTTCATGTTTGAACGAGGAACGAGTGAGTTTGAAAGCTTTAGGGGCTTTAACTGTGAGACATTTAGAAGTTCTTGGCGTATTGTGAACGGTCCCAAATTACACATTTATTACGGAATTAAAATCAGATTTTTCTTATTGCGCTTACGTCACAGTATATTCTTATATTTATGTTGCAAAGATATTAAAATTATGATATTATCATATTAACATATGAACACATGAACATATATAAAAGTGTAAATAGTAACTAGGGGGTAAGAATATGGATAACAAAAATACGGATATATGTAGTTGTTATAGTATACACGAGGGTGCATTGAAGCATGTTAAGAATAATTTACCAAAGGAAGAAATATTATTTCAACTAGCAGATTTTTTTAAAATATTTGGAGATTCTACAAGATTAAAAATTCTTTATGCTCTTTCTATAGAAGAAATGTGCGTATGTGATATATCTAATTTGCTTAATATGAGTCAATCAGCTATATCTCATCAACTAAAGACTTTAAGACAGAGCAAACTTGTTAAATTTAGAAGAGATGGTAAGGTAGTTTATTATTCTTTGGATGATGATCACATAAGAAGTGTTTTAAAACAAGGTTTTGATCATGTTATGGAATAAATAAAATTTAGAGAATAGGGGGGGAAAAACCATGGGCAAAGATAAAAAAGACAATTTAAACAAACAATATATACTCAAGGGTCTCGGGTGTGCAGGATGTGCAGCGAAAATAGAAAGAAAAGTAAATTCATTAGAAGAAGTAGAACAAGCTGTGCTTAATTTTGCTACTTCAACTTTAATTATAGATTTAAAAGAGGAAAATAAAATTAATTATGTAGAGGAAAAGGTAAAAAAAATAGTAAAGGCTATTGAACCACATGTAGTAGTTGAAGAAAAAAACGCTAGACAATCGGTACAAAAAGAAACTGAATCTGGGCATAGTCACAGTTGTGAATGTGGTCACTCTCATGATCATGAGCATACTCATGATTATGAGCATTCCTATAGGCACAATCATACTCATGCGCATGCTCATGAAGGCTTAGATAAAAAGAATGTATCAATGGTTGTTGTAGGAACAATAATGTTTATAATTGTATCCATTTTTAAATTTTTCAATTATGTAGAGTTAACTATGTATTTGCTTAGCTATATACTTATAGGTGGAGATATAGCCTTAAGAGCTTTAAGAAATATTTTCAAAGGAGAAGTATTTGATGAAAATTTTTTAATGTTTATAGCAACAGTAGGAGCCTTTGCTATAGGGGAGTTTCCAGAGGCTGTGTTTGTAATGTTGTTTTATAAAGTTGGAGAAGCATTTCAAGACAGAGCAGTTAATAAATCTAGAAAGTCTATAGCAGATCTTATGAATATTAGACCAGAAATAGCTAGGATAAAAATGGGGGAGGAGTATAGAGAAATATCACCAGAAGAAGTAAATCTTGAGGATACCATATTAGTTAAGCCTGGAGAAAAAGTACCTCTAGATGGAGTTGTTTTAGAAGGTGAATCCATGGTTAATACTTCTAACCTAACTGGGGAATCATTGCCAAGAAGTGTTAGCGTAGGAGATGAAATTTTAAGTGGTTTTATTAATATGAATGGTGTGCTGATTATAAAAGTAACTAAGAGATTTTCTGAATCTGCTGTATCAAAGATACTGGATTTAGTAGAAAATGCCGGAGCTAAAAAAGCTCCAACAGAGCAATTTATAACAAAATTTGCTAGATATTACACACCTATAGTAGTGTTCAGCGCTTTAGCCTTAGCAGTGATACCACCAATATTAGTATCAGAGGCTGAGTTTGCACATTGGTTAAAAAGAGCTTTAATTTTCCTTGTGGTGTCCTGTCCTTGTGCCCTAGTAATTTCCGTTCCTCTTGGATTCTTTGCAGGTATAGGAAATGCATCGAAAAATGGAATATTGGTAAAAGGAGGCAATTACTTAGAGGCTTTAAATAGTGTAGAAACTTTAGTATTTGATAAGACAGGTACCTTGACAGAAGGCATATTTCAAGTTACTAGTGTAGTTCCTAACACTGGGATAAGTGAAGAGGAATTGATTAAGTATGTAGCTTATGCAGAGTCGTATTCTAATCATCCTATTGCTAGTTCTATTACAAAATATTATGGTAAAGAAATAGATAAAAGTATAATTAATAATTACGAAGAAATATCTGGCAAGGGAATTAAAGTAGATGTAATGGGTAAAAGAGTGTTTGCTGGTAATGATAAATTAATGAAGTGGAAAAATATAATTTTTAAAGAAGCTAGTGAATTAGGGACTGTAGTTTATGTGTCAGTAGATGGCAATTTTTTAGGATATATAGTAATATCAGATAAACTAAAAAAGGACTCTGAGAAAGCGTTGAAAGCACTTAAAAATATAGGTATAAAAAATACAATTATGCTTACAGGTGATAATAAAACAGTAGGAGAGGGTATAGGCAGAAAGTTAAATCTAGACAAGGTTTATAGCGAACTTTTACCTGGAGATAAAGTGGATATATTTGAAAAAGAGCAGAACAATCTTAGAAAAAATAAGAAAATTGCTTTTGTAGGAGATGGAGTAAATGATGCACCAGTTTTAACAAGAGCAGATGTAGGAATAGCTATGGGGGGATTGGGTTCTGACGCTGCTATTGAAGCAGCAGATATAGTTCTTATGACAGATGAACCATCTAAGGTTGTTACGGCAATAGATATATCTAAGTATACAAGAAAGATAGTAATGCAGAATATTATTTTTGCATTAGGAATAAAATTTGTAGTATTATTCATGGGGGCATTAGGTATAGCAAATATGTGGGAAGCAGTCTTCGCAGATGTTGGAGTAGCACTTGTAGCTATATTTAACTCTATGAGAATTTTGAAGTATAAAGCTAAATAAATAGAATTAAAAGTATAGTTAAAATTAATGGAGTTTCTAGACATAAAAAAGGGATAAGTAGAATAAAGGGTTATCTTGAAAACAAAAAAGTTTTCAGGTAACCTTTTTTTCTATTGACTTACGAACGAATGTTCGATACAATGGTATTAGCAAATGAGTTTTGCACGGGGGGTATTATAATTGGGTAAAAATAATTATTTTATTAAAATTTCCTATGACACAGGAGAAAAAGAAACAAACATCAAACACTCTGATTCCAAAATAAATTGTTTAAATTCTAGAAGTTTGAATGGAAAATATTTAATAGGTGGAGGAGTATATAATAGAAATAGTGGGTGTTTTGTTTTTAAAGCAAGGGACGTAGAAGAAGCTAAAAAGTTGGCAAATAATAATTCATTTGTAAAGCATAAAGGATATCAATATAAAAATTTATCGGTTACTATGTTTACATAAAGAGTTACTATATATTCTGATGGAGGAGTTATCCATCAGTTTTTTTTTACAGTAATAAAACATATTATTTTATTATGAATAAATAAATATATGTTATAATTTTAAAAAATAAATTTTAAAAAAATGTTAATAATTTCAAAATTATGTGGTATATTAAAGTTATAATCATTTTACATTGGGGAAGTGTTATAATGGAAATTATAAATAATAGGTATAGGGTTTTAAAATTTATAAAACAGAATAAGGTAGCTTCTTCATACTTAGTTCATGATCTGATTTTACAAAAGAAGGTTATGCTAAATATAATTAATTATGAAAGGGTTCCTAAGTCATTAATTGATTACTATATAGAGGATTTTATAGTATGGACAAATGTGGATTGCCCTAGAATAAATAAAGTATATGATTTTGGGATTATAAATTTAATAGATAATAAAAAACTAGGGGATATAAAATACTTTTTTACCAATGAGTATTATGATGATAATAAAAGATTTAGGTCTCTCATAAGTAATTTATCTGGTAAAAAAGAAATGCTAGATTTATTTATTAAATTGTGTCAAGGCATAGATTATATGCATTTGAAGGGATTTACTTATGGAGAATTGAACTTTAATAATATATGTATTGTAGATAACCAAGGCATAGAGGATGTAAAGCTTAAAGATGTTCCAACTGTAAAATTAGAGGGAGCCAATAGCGGTGTTAGTAACTATTATAATAGGAAAAATAGAAAATATGAAAAGAATAGCAATAAAAATATAAAATGTGACATAGAAGCTTTAGGTAAAATATTATTCTATTTATGTATAGAAGGATATGGGCATTTTACAGCTAACGTTTTTAAAAGAGAAGATATTGGAATAAAGAGCTACTTACCCAAGGTTTTTTTAGATAAAATTGAAATAATAATAAGAAAATGTACATTAAACAAAGTTCAGTATGATTCTGTAAGAGATATAATTAAAGATATAAATTATATGTTAGATGTAAACTATAAGCTTGATAAAATTGAAGATTTAAAGAAACTGAATTTAAACACTAAATTAATTGGTAGAAATGAAGAAATAAATTTAGTATTTCAGCAATACGCAGATATATTGCCAAATAATTCTAAGGACAAGCTATTATTAATTCATGGGGATACAGGTATCGGTAAGACTAAGTTTTTAAACAGTATAAAAAACTTACTTACGTATAATAAAGCTAATGTATATTTTAGTTTTGCTTTGAATAATAGAGATAATCAACCTTTTAAAGATATACTAAGGCAAATAGTATCTGAGTGTGAGCATGATGTTTTAGAGAAGTATGAAGAGGATTTAGTAAAATTTATATCGGATAATCATTATAACAAAAATATACTTCATAATGAAACATTAGATATTCCAAAAGAAAGACTAAAGCTGTTAAATAGAATTAATGGATTTATAAATGATTTTACTAAGTATAAATCAATGATAATAATTATAGACGATATTCATTTAGCTGATGATTTTTCCATTGAGATTTTAGATTATTTATGTAAAAGGCAAGTGAAAAATAAAAGCATATTAATCATATTATCATATTGTGATGGACAACATGTACTAAATAAAAATACTCTTCAATTTATAGAAAATATAAAGTTTAAGGAAAATGCTAGAAATATTCTTTTAAATGGATTAGATGAAGAAAAAACAGGAGAGATGATAAAAAGTATTTTGGGAATGCATGATATACCTAAGTATTTTTCTCATTTAATTTATAATAAGAGTTATGGCAATCCATTGTTTATAGAAGAGGTAATTAAGAATTTTTACTATAGTGGAATAATATATGTAAATAGGGAAACTGGCTATTGGAGTACTGATTATGAGTATAGTGATATTCCTATTCCTTGTGACATAAATCAAATATTAATAAATCAAGTTAAAGACATAGATGATATAAGCTACAATATTTTGTCTATTATATCTACATTCCTAAATCCAATTTCCATAGAAAATATAATATTTATGAGTGGTTATGAAAAAGGTGAAGTTGAAAAAAGAATAGAGATTATTTTAGACAAAGGTATTTTATGTAAAAAAATAGGGGATCAAGGTTTTGTATATGATTTTTATAATAAGTTGTTTAAAGATTTAGTATATGAAAGAATAACAGAAAAAGAGAAACAGAATAAACATAAATTAGCAGCAGAGTTTGTGGAAAAACAGTATATAGATGGATATGAAAATTATATTGAAGAACTTATATATCATCTTCAAAAATCTCATCAAAATGAGAAAGTTATATATTATTGCCTTCAAAATGCTAGTAAGATGAAAAAATACAATAACTATGTGGAAGCTATAAAAAATTTAAAAAATGCAATGGAAGCTTTAGATAAAAAAAATTTAAATCTAGATAGTTTAAAAATAATTACTGAAATAGCAGGATTACATCAGCATATAGGAGAATTTAATGAAGCTATAAAATACTTAAATATATTGCAAAAAGAGGGTAAAAGATTAAATGCACTAAAATATGAAAGATATAGTTTAAATAAAAAAGCTGCTATATATTCTGAAAAAAATGAAATAGATCTTATGGAAATATGTGTAAAGAAAGCAAGCGAAATAGCTAATAAGGAAGAGGATCTAGAAAATTATTTAGATTATAGATTAATGCAAGGCAGATTGTATAATATACAAGGTAGATATGAGGAAGCAGAAGATATATGCAATAAATCCATTGAACTTTGTTTAGATGAATTTGAAGCAAAGAAGGGGCTTTTTTATAACTTGCTTTCGTTTATATTTATAGTTAATAATGAGCTTATAAAGGCAGAAAAAGCATTGGATAAAAGCATAGAAGTATTTACAAAGTTAAATAAACCAGAAGGTTTAGTAATAGCACTAAATAATAAGGGTGTTATATATGGTGATTTTTATCAGGATATCGAAAGAGCTTCTAAAGTATATAATGAAATTATTGAAATTAGCAGAGAAAATAATTTAATAATTAGCGAAATAATTGCTATTAACAATTTAGGGGAAGGTTATTTTTATCAACAAGACTACTATTCTGCTCTAAGATATTTTCAAAGAGTTGAAGAAAAAGCTAAAAAATATGATCTAGAAGCTAATGTATTTTATTCCTACGTATTTCAAGCTAAAATACATTTAAAGATTGGAAATTATCAAAAAGCTTATGAATACTGTAATTTGTCTAAAAAAGAGTTGGACAAGTATCGCATAAATGATAAAGATATTTTAGAATATTATAGTGCGTTTGGGGAACTTGCTTTAGAATTTGGTGATTTAGAAAGTTCTAAGAGATTTTTAAAAAGAGTAGTAAATCCCATGTATAAAGAAGAGCCACTAGTACAAATTAATAGCCAATTTTTATTGAAGTATATAGACTTGATGGAAAGTGAAGAAAAAGAAATAACTCATATAGTAAATGACATAAAGGAGCTATTAATTAAGATAAATAATGCTAATGTAAAAATTCAGTGGCTTTGCAAAGTAGCAAGTTTTTTGTATGACAGAGAAAGATTTAGTGAAGGAAAAAAAATATTAAATGAGATAGTGGAACTTTCAGATAGTAAGGAAATAAATTATTTAGAAATGTACGTAAATTATTTAAAAGCTCTATACAATGAGAATAATCAATTAAAGGCTTTAAGTAATGTTTTAGATTTTGCTAAAAAAGAGGGAAATAAAAAATTAGAAAGTAGAGTTTGTAGTGATATAGGGAGTTATTACTTTAAAAAAGAAGATTATTTTAATTCATTTGTATATTATTTTGAATGCTGTGAAGTATTAATGGATATAATAAAACAGTTACCAGATAAATATAAAAATTCCTTTATAGGTTTTCATAATATAAAAGAGGTTATAGGTATATTAAAGCATATAAAAGAATACTATTACGGAAATTCTAAGATTTCAAATAAAATAAATGCAAATGAAATAGACATAAAAGAAATAGATGGTGTTTTAAATTTTATAAATTACAAGAATATAATGGACAATAGACACTTTGTAAAGTCTGTTAAAAAATTTTATAGTTCGCTGTATCATAATGAAGTTCACGATATAAAATCTGTACTAAATAAGTTAACTTCAAATGAAATTGATAATTTAAAGCTAATACTTCAATATATGCTTTATGTGACAATGGGAACAAATGCTTATATAGTTGAGGAAAAAAGTAATGGATTTAAAAAAATTGTATGTAGCGGTAATGATAAATTTTTAGCAGAGGAAGATAAAAATATTTTGAATCTGTGTAAGTTGAATAAAAATACAATATTGGTTTCTAACATTGATAAATATAAAACTAATGAAATTGAAAATTTAAAGAATGTAAAAGCATGTATATGTATTCCAGTAATCCTTCGGTTGGAGAGTGATATAGGTTTTGAAAGTA comes from the Haloimpatiens massiliensis genome and includes:
- the hsp18 gene encoding heat shock protein Hsp18, which codes for MFDLVPFKRNNIVKRDDYFNKFFDNFFKDDFFSSNELMGNSFRVDVKETDTNYMIEAELPGINKEAITIEYANNYLTISAKKQDRLEDSTSNYVRREISYGEFKRSFYVDNVNDKDIKAEFSNGILKINLPKKEKERTNTKKIEIQ
- a CDS encoding DUF402 domain-containing protein, encoding MKRKFADKENWIRVLKKRFKLTYIDNEDFKGYISAIYIDEVTDPLKKEVLGKQLLLADKGYLWMQQFPQGKNYALTTMVNDKKEIIQWYFDICREPRINRKGIPYFDDLYLDIVVLPRGELVILDGDELEEAFKKGDVTEVEYKLAWDETKKLVKEINEGKNNILNSSKQYLDYIEKL
- a CDS encoding hydrolase — protein: MAKFVPEVKGALRNHIIELPPVIRDASGIKVFGKRLKSFIFSTDVAIIRNTNADAVIAVYPFTPQPIITQALVVSSDIPIFCGVGGGITTGKRVVNLALDAEFKGAMGVVVNNPTPNEVIRNMRETIDIPIVVTVVSEYEDIKSRIEAGANIINVSGAERTPMIVKKIREQFKEIPIIATGGPNEDSIKRAIDAGANAITVTPPSTAQIFRDIMNKYRKQYSDDRFE
- a CDS encoding cysteine-rich small domain-containing protein, producing MSENYKFFQHKNCEYFPCHKVKDSSTFNCLFCFCPLYGLGDKCGGNFKYTDNGIKDCSNCLVPHSKNGYEYIMSKMPEVMKLASTNRNKK
- a CDS encoding ArsR/SmtB family transcription factor, translated to MDNKNTDICSCYSIHEGALKHVKNNLPKEEILFQLADFFKIFGDSTRLKILYALSIEEMCVCDISNLLNMSQSAISHQLKTLRQSKLVKFRRDGKVVYYSLDDDHIRSVLKQGFDHVME
- a CDS encoding heavy metal translocating P-type ATPase — encoded protein: MGKDKKDNLNKQYILKGLGCAGCAAKIERKVNSLEEVEQAVLNFATSTLIIDLKEENKINYVEEKVKKIVKAIEPHVVVEEKNARQSVQKETESGHSHSCECGHSHDHEHTHDYEHSYRHNHTHAHAHEGLDKKNVSMVVVGTIMFIIVSIFKFFNYVELTMYLLSYILIGGDIALRALRNIFKGEVFDENFLMFIATVGAFAIGEFPEAVFVMLFYKVGEAFQDRAVNKSRKSIADLMNIRPEIARIKMGEEYREISPEEVNLEDTILVKPGEKVPLDGVVLEGESMVNTSNLTGESLPRSVSVGDEILSGFINMNGVLIIKVTKRFSESAVSKILDLVENAGAKKAPTEQFITKFARYYTPIVVFSALALAVIPPILVSEAEFAHWLKRALIFLVVSCPCALVISVPLGFFAGIGNASKNGILVKGGNYLEALNSVETLVFDKTGTLTEGIFQVTSVVPNTGISEEELIKYVAYAESYSNHPIASSITKYYGKEIDKSIINNYEEISGKGIKVDVMGKRVFAGNDKLMKWKNIIFKEASELGTVVYVSVDGNFLGYIVISDKLKKDSEKALKALKNIGIKNTIMLTGDNKTVGEGIGRKLNLDKVYSELLPGDKVDIFEKEQNNLRKNKKIAFVGDGVNDAPVLTRADVGIAMGGLGSDAAIEAADIVLMTDEPSKVVTAIDISKYTRKIVMQNIIFALGIKFVVLFMGALGIANMWEAVFADVGVALVAIFNSMRILKYKAK
- a CDS encoding diguanylate cyclase, giving the protein MEIINNRYRVLKFIKQNKVASSYLVHDLILQKKVMLNIINYERVPKSLIDYYIEDFIVWTNVDCPRINKVYDFGIINLIDNKKLGDIKYFFTNEYYDDNKRFRSLISNLSGKKEMLDLFIKLCQGIDYMHLKGFTYGELNFNNICIVDNQGIEDVKLKDVPTVKLEGANSGVSNYYNRKNRKYEKNSNKNIKCDIEALGKILFYLCIEGYGHFTANVFKREDIGIKSYLPKVFLDKIEIIIRKCTLNKVQYDSVRDIIKDINYMLDVNYKLDKIEDLKKLNLNTKLIGRNEEINLVFQQYADILPNNSKDKLLLIHGDTGIGKTKFLNSIKNLLTYNKANVYFSFALNNRDNQPFKDILRQIVSECEHDVLEKYEEDLVKFISDNHYNKNILHNETLDIPKERLKLLNRINGFINDFTKYKSMIIIIDDIHLADDFSIEILDYLCKRQVKNKSILIILSYCDGQHVLNKNTLQFIENIKFKENARNILLNGLDEEKTGEMIKSILGMHDIPKYFSHLIYNKSYGNPLFIEEVIKNFYYSGIIYVNRETGYWSTDYEYSDIPIPCDINQILINQVKDIDDISYNILSIISTFLNPISIENIIFMSGYEKGEVEKRIEIILDKGILCKKIGDQGFVYDFYNKLFKDLVYERITEKEKQNKHKLAAEFVEKQYIDGYENYIEELIYHLQKSHQNEKVIYYCLQNASKMKKYNNYVEAIKNLKNAMEALDKKNLNLDSLKIITEIAGLHQHIGEFNEAIKYLNILQKEGKRLNALKYERYSLNKKAAIYSEKNEIDLMEICVKKASEIANKEEDLENYLDYRLMQGRLYNIQGRYEEAEDICNKSIELCLDEFEAKKGLFYNLLSFIFIVNNELIKAEKALDKSIEVFTKLNKPEGLVIALNNKGVIYGDFYQDIERASKVYNEIIEISRENNLIISEIIAINNLGEGYFYQQDYYSALRYFQRVEEKAKKYDLEANVFYSYVFQAKIHLKIGNYQKAYEYCNLSKKELDKYRINDKDILEYYSAFGELALEFGDLESSKRFLKRVVNPMYKEEPLVQINSQFLLKYIDLMESEEKEITHIVNDIKELLIKINNANVKIQWLCKVASFLYDRERFSEGKKILNEIVELSDSKEINYLEMYVNYLKALYNENNQLKALSNVLDFAKKEGNKKLESRVCSDIGSYYFKKEDYFNSFVYYFECCEVLMDIIKQLPDKYKNSFIGFHNIKEVIGILKHIKEYYYGNSKISNKINANEIDIKEIDGVLNFINYKNIMDNRHFVKSVKKFYSSLYHNEVHDIKSVLNKLTSNEIDNLKLILQYMLYVTMGTNAYIVEEKSNGFKKIVCSGNDKFLAEEDKNILNLCKLNKNTILVSNIDKYKTNEIENLKNVKACICIPVILRLESDIGFESRDNEIYDNNIMAYVYVNSDRALNNFNIKSLKKCIQLNGLIGLILEKYKLNKIAAYDKLTSTLTRKYLEEEIEKNLDMAAENKGIFAMIMFDLDHFKNINDKYGHQTGDEVLKQVCSIVKNNIRSTDICGRYGGEEFIILLKNISLEDAKNVAEKLRQKIEQANILGDKNKITVSMGIVEYPEHGQWKQQLIEKVDQALYVAKERGRNQCRVWQEDITNKVKVTNKLTGIITGNEVQNNRNVLVMVELIELLNENMSLEEKIYKSLGRIIEITEAHYGTLLKIENGNVTESFSRKAFEERWNKNINLNDDIIKSVVKKRHGIYAIDWDNVIQKDTITGSPDWHSIVVVPLIKNDNINAVLYLSASVRSKEFGFEDFNFVDTLAKIISNMI